The following proteins come from a genomic window of Frankia casuarinae:
- a CDS encoding DsbA family protein, with the protein MPAEQAAAEQAAGAGWNTGAGWNIGTGPGVVRDMTSVTFAITWDYRCPFARNAHEHVLTGLAAGADWNVTFLPFSLGQAHVEEGQPTVWEKPEQDSGILALQAGVVVRDEYPDLFPSAHRALFAARHDEGRHLEDRAVIQETLAGVGLPADEVLARVDDGALDKVRAEHEQYVASHTVWGVPTWIAGDQAVFVRLMNRAPLGADPAGSIRAVERIVDLVTGWPELNEFKHTSIPR; encoded by the coding sequence GTGCCCGCTGAGCAGGCTGCCGCTGAGCAGGCTGCCGGGGCTGGCTGGAACACCGGGGCTGGCTGGAACATCGGGACCGGCCCCGGTGTTGTCCGCGACATGACTTCTGTCACCTTCGCGATCACCTGGGATTACCGTTGCCCGTTCGCCCGCAACGCACATGAACACGTTTTGACTGGTCTCGCGGCCGGTGCCGACTGGAACGTCACCTTTCTCCCGTTCTCGCTGGGGCAGGCGCACGTGGAGGAGGGGCAACCCACCGTCTGGGAGAAGCCCGAGCAGGACTCCGGGATCCTCGCCCTGCAGGCCGGCGTCGTCGTCCGCGACGAATACCCGGATCTGTTCCCCTCCGCCCACCGGGCGCTGTTCGCGGCGCGTCACGACGAGGGCCGTCACCTGGAGGACCGGGCGGTCATCCAGGAGACGCTCGCGGGGGTGGGGCTGCCCGCCGACGAGGTGCTTGCCCGGGTTGACGATGGCGCTCTCGACAAGGTCCGCGCCGAGCACGAGCAGTACGTCGCCTCGCATACCGTCTGGGGCGTGCCGACCTGGATCGCCGGTGATCAGGCCGTGTTCGTCCGGCTGATGAACCGTGCGCCGCTCGGTGCCGACCCGGCGGGTTCCATCCGTGCGGTGGAGCGCATCGTCGACCTGGTGACCGGTTGGCCCGAGTTGAACGAGTTCAAGCACACGTCCATCCCACGCTGA
- a CDS encoding TerD family protein, protein MGIDVVKGGSVALTGATDGLTHITVGLGWDPNAPGSEEFDLDASAIALQADGRAPNRSYFIYYNNLSSPRGEIVHRGDNLTGEGAGDDEQIEVRLDLLSSAITRIVFPVSIHNADYRHQSFGDVTDAYIRVVNASTDDELVRYDLTTAAARDTSMLFGELYRDQDGWRFRALGQGGVSGLAAIARSYGLDV, encoded by the coding sequence GTGGGCATTGACGTCGTCAAGGGTGGAAGCGTCGCGCTCACCGGAGCCACCGACGGCCTGACGCACATCACCGTCGGCCTCGGCTGGGATCCGAATGCTCCCGGATCGGAGGAGTTCGACCTGGACGCGAGCGCCATTGCCCTGCAGGCGGACGGGCGAGCTCCCAACCGCAGCTATTTCATCTACTACAACAACCTCAGTAGTCCGCGCGGCGAGATCGTGCACCGCGGTGACAACCTCACCGGTGAGGGTGCGGGCGACGACGAACAGATCGAGGTGCGTCTCGACCTGCTGTCCAGTGCAATAACGCGCATCGTCTTCCCGGTCAGCATCCATAACGCCGACTATCGACACCAGAGTTTCGGCGACGTGACCGACGCCTATATCCGGGTCGTCAACGCGTCGACCGATGACGAGCTGGTGCGGTACGACCTCACCACCGCCGCCGCGCGGGACACCTCGATGTTGTTCGGTGAGCTCTACCGGGATCAGGACGGCTGGCGCTTCCGGGCGCTCGGCCAGGGTGGGGTCAGCGGCCTGGCTGCGATCGCCCGCAGCTACGGCCTGGACGTCTGA
- a CDS encoding metallophosphoesterase family protein yields MSRTDSPVSPGRLLAVSDVHVAYPENRRMVEDIAPGSSDDWLILAGDVAETIADIETTLKQLSGRFAKVVWVPGNHELWTPKQDPVQLRGEQRYRHLVEIARGLGVVTPEDPYPVWEGAGGPVVVAPLFVLYDYTFRPAETATKEEALALARESGIVCTDEWVLHPDPYPTIDAWCRARVAQTRARLGDIDPTMPTVLVNHWPLVRQPTAVLRYPTFALWCGTTSTADWHTRFRASAVVYGHLHIPRTTWYDDVRFEEVSMGYPRERAAWGTPWSGLRQILPFPAPPARRD; encoded by the coding sequence GTGTCCCGGACGGATTCCCCGGTTTCGCCCGGGCGGCTGCTGGCCGTCAGTGACGTGCATGTCGCCTACCCCGAGAACCGGCGGATGGTGGAGGACATCGCACCCGGATCATCCGACGACTGGCTGATCCTCGCCGGTGACGTCGCCGAGACGATCGCCGATATCGAGACGACGCTCAAGCAGCTCAGCGGGCGTTTCGCGAAGGTTGTCTGGGTGCCGGGGAATCACGAGCTGTGGACTCCCAAGCAGGACCCGGTGCAGCTGCGCGGCGAACAACGCTACCGGCATCTCGTGGAGATCGCCCGCGGGCTGGGCGTCGTCACCCCGGAGGACCCTTATCCGGTCTGGGAGGGCGCGGGCGGCCCCGTTGTCGTCGCGCCGTTGTTCGTGCTCTACGACTACACCTTTCGGCCCGCCGAAACGGCGACGAAGGAGGAGGCGCTGGCCCTGGCCCGGGAAAGCGGGATCGTATGCACCGACGAATGGGTGCTGCACCCGGACCCGTATCCCACCATCGACGCCTGGTGCCGGGCCCGGGTCGCGCAGACCCGGGCGCGCCTCGGCGACATCGATCCGACAATGCCAACGGTGCTCGTCAACCACTGGCCACTCGTCCGTCAGCCCACCGCGGTACTGCGGTACCCCACATTCGCGCTGTGGTGCGGCACCACGAGCACGGCCGACTGGCACACGCGGTTCCGGGCCAGCGCTGTCGTCTACGGTCATCTGCACATTCCCCGCACCACCTGGTACGACGACGTCCGCTTTGAGGAGGTCTCGATGGGCTACCCTCGGGAACGCGCGGCGTGGGGCACGCCATGGTCCGGGCTACGGCAGATCCTGCCCTTCCCCGCACCGCCGGCCCGCCGGGACTGA
- a CDS encoding FitA-like ribbon-helix-helix domain-containing protein: protein MATIHVREVPEETLTILKVRAARAGRSLQQYVLQLLEGEAATLTAEEAADQARSIASRGTVTATDVVDAIARMRADRG, encoded by the coding sequence ATGGCGACGATTCATGTCCGCGAGGTGCCGGAGGAGACCCTCACCATCCTCAAGGTCCGTGCCGCGCGCGCGGGCCGGTCATTGCAGCAGTATGTGCTGCAGCTGCTGGAGGGCGAGGCGGCGACGCTCACGGCCGAGGAAGCCGCGGACCAGGCCCGATCGATCGCCTCCCGCGGCACGGTGACCGCGACCGACGTCGTGGACGCGATAGCGCGGATGCGCGCGGACCGTGGATGA
- a CDS encoding type II toxin-antitoxin system VapC family toxin, which translates to MIVLDTSALVEFLVGTDDVADVVRALATRERIAAPHAVDLECASTLRGLARGGKLPEGEASRALELLGRMNLRRYGHAPLLPRIWELRHNMWPYDAAYIALAETLNADLVTANRKLDRVPGLRCTVRDLQNGP; encoded by the coding sequence ATGATCGTCCTGGACACCTCCGCGCTGGTGGAGTTTCTGGTCGGCACGGATGACGTCGCCGACGTGGTCCGTGCCCTGGCCACCCGGGAGCGGATCGCCGCGCCGCACGCGGTCGACCTGGAATGCGCCTCGACGCTGCGCGGCCTCGCCCGCGGTGGGAAGCTGCCCGAGGGCGAAGCATCACGTGCCCTGGAACTGCTTGGTCGCATGAACCTGCGACGCTATGGCCACGCCCCGCTCCTCCCCCGGATCTGGGAACTACGCCACAACATGTGGCCCTACGATGCCGCCTACATCGCGCTCGCGGAAACCCTGAACGCCGACCTTGTCACGGCCAACCGGAAACTCGACCGCGTTCCGGGTCTCCGCTGCACCGTCCGTGACCTCCAGAACGGGCCGTGA
- a CDS encoding arginine deiminase family protein, with product MTGSTVLIQNPTVVQPAETSVFLAPRPSYDPVRAAAESAAVRAALADLGARPCAPSEILAALPREVLIELAVRAVSAEDDLRMAAAREALHDWSAPALVPVVLRQPRLLLDPGAARGVIGPDQADESYALRPLAGLMFPRDHYVDLGEAVAVGRLRRRDRARETVVMAAVLRGLRGRSAEVRVPEPLFLEGGDLVSCGDVAVLGTGWRTSPAVWGLLRPHLLASFGHVVRVRDELRRDGQPHLNSWLGLGPGIALVAADRLHAPAVVERDGVAGRETTLVDALRTINLAVCPLAPDMVAAFAAGVFFLPAFAPPESVLRSEPAALVSTASAPWTEPVLSRFGIQTVAVPFDEHHKQFGSLHRALNTVPLR from the coding sequence ATGACCGGGTCGACGGTTCTCATCCAGAATCCGACGGTGGTGCAGCCGGCCGAGACGTCGGTGTTCCTGGCACCCCGTCCGTCCTACGACCCGGTCCGGGCCGCGGCCGAGTCCGCCGCGGTGCGAGCGGCGCTCGCCGACCTCGGGGCCCGTCCCTGTGCCCCGTCCGAGATCCTCGCGGCGCTGCCCCGGGAGGTCCTGATCGAGCTCGCCGTCCGCGCGGTCAGCGCTGAGGACGACCTGCGAATGGCCGCCGCCCGCGAGGCGCTCCACGACTGGTCGGCGCCGGCGCTGGTGCCGGTGGTGCTGCGCCAGCCGCGGCTGCTGCTCGACCCCGGCGCCGCCCGCGGCGTGATCGGCCCCGACCAGGCGGACGAGAGCTACGCTCTGCGTCCCCTGGCCGGGTTGATGTTTCCTCGTGATCATTATGTCGATCTCGGTGAAGCGGTCGCGGTCGGCCGGTTGCGGCGCCGGGACCGGGCCCGCGAGACGGTCGTCATGGCGGCCGTGCTGCGCGGGTTGCGGGGCCGATCGGCCGAGGTCCGCGTCCCGGAGCCGCTGTTCCTGGAAGGCGGGGATCTGGTGAGCTGCGGCGATGTGGCCGTCCTCGGCACCGGTTGGCGGACCAGCCCGGCGGTCTGGGGGCTGTTGCGTCCGCATCTGCTGGCCAGCTTCGGTCACGTGGTGCGGGTCCGCGACGAGCTGCGGCGTGACGGCCAGCCCCATCTGAACTCCTGGCTCGGCCTCGGCCCGGGGATCGCCCTCGTCGCCGCCGATCGGCTGCACGCCCCGGCGGTGGTGGAACGCGACGGCGTCGCCGGCCGGGAGACGACGCTGGTCGACGCCCTGCGAACGATCAATCTCGCCGTCTGTCCGCTGGCACCGGACATGGTCGCGGCCTTCGCCGCGGGGGTGTTCTTCCTACCGGCCTTCGCGCCGCCGGAATCGGTCCTCCGGTCGGAGCCGGCCGCCCTGGTATCCACGGCGAGTGCGCCCTGGACCGAACCGGTGCTGTCGCGGTTCGGGATCCAGACCGTCGCGGTGCCGTTTGACGAACATCACAAGCAGTTCGGCAGCCTGCACCGGGCGCTCAACACCGTCCCGCTGCGCTGA
- a CDS encoding YkvA family protein yields MSDSVGIGLLVALGALVMIVLALAVAALVAVRKYRLPLRGLVATLAGLAYVISPVDAVPEIPLGPIGLIDDITVIIATVVYLRGLIAARRGLDPAGIDPPGRAPHPMPRQPPPPRVSGRRRGAR; encoded by the coding sequence ATGAGTGACAGCGTCGGAATCGGGCTGCTCGTCGCCCTCGGGGCTCTCGTCATGATCGTCCTGGCGCTGGCCGTGGCCGCGCTGGTCGCCGTCCGGAAGTACCGGCTGCCGTTGCGGGGCCTCGTGGCGACCCTGGCGGGCCTCGCCTACGTCATCTCCCCGGTGGACGCCGTCCCGGAGATTCCGCTGGGGCCGATCGGCCTGATCGACGACATCACCGTGATCATCGCGACCGTGGTCTACCTGCGTGGCCTGATCGCCGCGCGGCGGGGCCTGGACCCGGCCGGGATCGATCCACCCGGCCGGGCGCCCCACCCGATGCCGCGGCAGCCTCCGCCGCCTCGGGTATCAGGCCGGCGCCGCGGTGCCCGCTGA
- a CDS encoding 4'-phosphopantetheinyl transferase family protein: protein MLASLLPAAAVAVEAFEDDPSAVLFPEEAALLSRAVDKRRREFTTARVCAHRALEGLGLPAAPILPGSRGAPGWPDGVVGSITHCAGYRAAAVARAAEVHTIGIDAEPNEPTPGGVLKEITVPAEAGWLAALTRTRPAVCWDRLLFSAKESVYKAWYPLAERWLGFGDAALVIHPGTAPMGPPAPSPAARGTFTAKLLVAGPRLAGGELTGFGGRWLSARGLLVTAITVPHLDGIPMTTASPQTHPAYPEG, encoded by the coding sequence CTGCTCGCGAGCCTGCTGCCCGCCGCGGCCGTCGCCGTCGAGGCGTTTGAGGACGATCCCTCGGCTGTGCTATTCCCCGAGGAGGCTGCGCTGCTGAGCCGCGCGGTCGACAAGAGGCGCCGCGAGTTCACCACCGCCCGGGTATGCGCGCATCGCGCGCTGGAGGGGCTCGGACTTCCGGCGGCGCCGATCCTGCCCGGTTCCCGCGGCGCACCCGGCTGGCCGGACGGAGTGGTGGGAAGCATCACCCACTGCGCCGGCTACCGGGCGGCCGCGGTGGCCCGGGCGGCGGAGGTCCACACCATCGGCATCGACGCCGAGCCGAACGAGCCCACACCCGGCGGGGTGCTGAAGGAGATCACCGTTCCCGCCGAGGCGGGCTGGCTCGCGGCCCTCACCCGCACCCGCCCGGCCGTCTGCTGGGACCGGCTGCTGTTCAGCGCCAAGGAGTCTGTCTACAAGGCGTGGTACCCGTTGGCGGAACGTTGGCTCGGCTTCGGGGACGCCGCCCTCGTGATCCACCCGGGCACCGCACCTATGGGCCCGCCGGCACCGAGCCCGGCCGCCCGGGGCACCTTCACCGCGAAACTCCTGGTGGCGGGACCACGGCTGGCCGGCGGTGAGCTGACCGGCTTCGGCGGTCGTTGGCTCTCGGCCCGCGGCCTGCTGGTCACCGCGATCACCGTGCCGCACCTGGACGGCATCCCCATGACGACGGCATCCCCCCAGACGCATCCTGCCTATCCAGAGGGATAA